From Amycolatopsis sp. YIM 10, the proteins below share one genomic window:
- a CDS encoding CdaR family transcriptional regulator translates to MVKLDRLITILGTYGARLAGSGADREAGLHSVALHDPVRPGSSAGDVFLAVGVPTLAEAVELARDAQALVLVVRTTETPSASLLHAATGLAVLVVEPSVSWSQLAGAVYGLVLEGRETESGRGPADLSALADTIAAAVGGPVTIEDQLSRVMAYSSQQHEADPARQDTILGRRVPDRVRALLERQGVFTHLARSDEPLYVPASPEHGLHGRSVASVRAGKEVLGSLWVVRTEPLDEARARILADGARTVALHLLRWRVSADLERQVESELVIQLLEGATDADAAAAKLGLPTSGLRVVAVQAHTEAERHAGLLLAFERATTGFGWSRVGRSTLFGNTVYTVLPAEADDAAARRWVRELAHGLPAHLRIVAGVSGECVVADLPAGRREADECLALQEKLGHTDALSYDESWHEVLLQRLRSVAAVGRVPARGPVARLAGHDARHGTDYLPTLRAFLEAQGDLSHAATTLAVHQNTIRNRLRRIAAVLPEVDLGDPGQRLAMLIAMAVHD, encoded by the coding sequence ATGGTCAAGCTCGACCGGCTGATCACGATCCTCGGGACCTACGGTGCGCGGCTGGCCGGATCCGGGGCGGATCGTGAGGCCGGATTGCACAGCGTCGCCCTGCACGACCCGGTCCGGCCGGGCTCGTCGGCGGGTGACGTCTTCCTGGCCGTCGGCGTGCCGACGCTGGCCGAAGCCGTCGAACTCGCCAGGGACGCCCAGGCGCTGGTGCTGGTCGTGCGGACCACCGAAACACCTTCGGCAAGCCTGTTGCACGCCGCGACCGGGCTCGCCGTGCTGGTGGTCGAGCCGAGCGTGTCGTGGAGCCAGCTGGCCGGAGCGGTCTACGGACTGGTGCTCGAAGGGCGGGAGACCGAGTCGGGCCGGGGCCCGGCCGACCTGTCCGCACTGGCCGACACCATCGCGGCGGCGGTGGGCGGGCCGGTCACCATCGAGGACCAGCTGTCCAGGGTGATGGCTTATTCGAGCCAGCAGCACGAGGCCGACCCGGCCAGGCAGGACACCATTCTCGGCCGTCGTGTGCCGGATCGCGTGCGTGCCCTGCTCGAACGCCAGGGCGTGTTCACCCACCTCGCCCGCTCTGATGAACCGCTGTACGTTCCGGCCTCACCGGAGCACGGGCTGCACGGCCGATCGGTCGCCTCGGTGCGCGCGGGCAAGGAAGTGCTGGGCTCGCTGTGGGTGGTGCGCACCGAACCGCTGGACGAGGCGCGGGCGCGTATCCTGGCCGACGGCGCGCGCACGGTTGCGCTGCACCTGCTGCGCTGGCGGGTCAGCGCCGACCTGGAACGCCAGGTGGAGTCGGAGCTGGTGATCCAGCTGCTCGAAGGCGCCACGGACGCGGACGCGGCGGCCGCGAAACTGGGCCTGCCCACCTCGGGACTGCGGGTCGTCGCCGTGCAGGCGCACACCGAAGCCGAACGCCACGCCGGGCTGCTGCTCGCCTTCGAACGGGCCACCACCGGGTTCGGCTGGTCGCGCGTGGGACGCAGCACGCTGTTCGGCAACACGGTCTACACCGTGCTGCCCGCCGAAGCGGACGACGCGGCCGCGAGGCGCTGGGTGCGCGAACTCGCGCACGGCCTGCCCGCGCACCTGCGGATCGTCGCGGGTGTTTCGGGGGAGTGCGTGGTCGCCGACCTGCCCGCCGGACGGCGAGAAGCCGACGAATGCCTTGCGCTGCAAGAGAAACTCGGTCACACCGATGCGCTGTCCTACGACGAGTCGTGGCACGAGGTGCTGCTTCAGCGCCTGCGTTCGGTCGCCGCGGTGGGCCGGGTGCCCGCTCGCGGGCCGGTGGCACGGCTGGCCGGACACGACGCCAGGCACGGCACCGACTACCTTCCGACGCTGCGGGCGTTCCTGGAAGCGCAGGGCGATCTGTCCCACGCGGCCACCACCTTGGCGGTCCACCAGAACACGATCCGCAACCGGCTGCGCCGGATCGCGGCCGTGCTGCCCGAAGTGGACCTCGGCGATCCGGGCCAGCGCCTGGCCATGCTGATCGCGATGGCGGTGCACGACTAG
- a CDS encoding TetR/AcrR family transcriptional regulator, producing MARPRAFDEKQVLNAVREQFWDAGYAATSLEDLMRVSGLGKGSLYAAFGDKRQLFLRALRSYTDDSHDHLRKALAEAPRAVDALRMLLEAPIDDPAGARRGCLMANSTCELGNADPEVLAHAHRTYETSTALIGDCAARAQREGDLRAGVDPIALARALLAAQQGIVFMSRTGMDTATLTATARSLAARLLPDHSGD from the coding sequence CCGCGAGCGTTCGACGAAAAGCAGGTGCTCAACGCCGTCCGGGAGCAGTTCTGGGACGCCGGTTACGCCGCGACCTCGCTGGAGGACCTGATGCGGGTCAGCGGGCTGGGCAAAGGCAGCCTCTACGCGGCATTCGGCGACAAGCGCCAGCTCTTCCTCCGTGCGCTGCGCAGCTACACCGACGACAGCCACGACCATCTTCGGAAAGCCCTCGCCGAGGCTCCACGGGCGGTGGACGCACTACGCATGCTCCTCGAGGCACCGATCGACGACCCGGCCGGCGCGCGGCGTGGCTGCCTGATGGCCAACAGCACCTGCGAACTCGGCAACGCCGATCCGGAAGTTCTCGCCCACGCCCACCGCACCTACGAGACGTCCACCGCGCTGATCGGTGACTGCGCCGCCCGCGCCCAGCGCGAGGGCGACCTGCGGGCCGGCGTGGATCCGATCGCCCTGGCGCGAGCCCTCCTGGCCGCGCAACAAGGGATCGTGTTCATGAGCCGGACCGGGATGGACACGGCCACACTCACCGCCACAGCACGATCACTCGCGGCCCGACTCCTGCCGGACCACTCCGGCGACTGA